One Saccharomyces kudriavzevii IFO 1802 strain IFO1802 genome assembly, chromosome: 7 DNA segment encodes these proteins:
- the GPI1 gene encoding phosphatidylinositol N-acetylglucosaminyltransferase (similar to Saccharomyces cerevisiae GPI1 (YGR216C); ancestral locus Anc_5.114): MPNYIFWPYESLFENFATQESSATQEPQVALAISFQETHFVVLGVCSSKHLREVNIRPPYSIVATRDVGDDAWDYKVHKPCNVHFRIPKLKFMQFYSSDPISLIIPEKEVGLHSSVSETLNFTKLEEHSRYRSDNRKLKETLNIINLFPAYSRALGELYPFVQTSPEISGKTMFNSITARISSTYVYKLTVKISLYTTLVVCSIASFISSLLNYSHFQLVNYSAFVQQIDLRCQQICYFPVQYERINKKDTIRKVGRRVKQENPNGESSHSSMPCIYYPDYILFYNTVWLIINDISFGLILGAVLTENREFLVSTCHKVLKFFLYDSLKMITTLLASNPFGIKLNAELANFLSELFLWVIEFSYTAFIKFLIDPETLSNLFTLTIYMMFLVGCSFAVSLVIDFFAVLSFPIYIFYRISSKLYHCQLNIMGSLFNLFCGKKKNVLRNRVDHNYFQLDQLLLGTLLFIILVFLTPTVMAFYMSYTILRMLTITIEISLEAVIALINHFPLFALLLRLKDPKRLPGGISIELKTTSSCKHTTLELKNNPIKFKSMFKPYSLLLAQIKANYFSFATVRQIIRGESIMVNRNKLYYVLYSALPSKPLGANDLYKRLTAQA; encoded by the coding sequence ATGCCAAATTATATATTCTGGCCATATGAATCTTTGTTTGAGAATTTTGCCACTCAAGAATCATCTGCCACCCAAGAGCCACAGGTAGCTTTGGCAATTTCATTTCAAGAGACccattttgttgttttagGTGTTTGCAGCTCTAAACACCTAAGAGAGGTAAATATACGGCCCCCTTATTCGATAGTAGCTACTAGGGATGTTGGAGATGATGCCTGGGACTACAAGGTTCATAAACCCTGCAATGTTCATTTTAGAATTCCCAAGTTAAAGTTTATGCAATTCTACTCATCTGATCCTATATCACTTATTATACCAGAAAAGGAGGTTGGCCTCCACAGTAGCGTGAGtgaaactttgaatttcacCAAATTAGAGGAGCATTCGAGGTATAGAAGTGATAACAGGAAATTAAAAGAGACATTAAATATAATCAACCTCTTCCCCGCATATAGCAGAGCATTAGGTGAACTCTATCCATTTGTTCAAACATCGCCAGAAATTTCGGGAAAGACCATGTTTAATAGCATTACAGCCCGGATTTCGTCGACTTATGTTTATAAGTTAACTGTGAAAATTAGCCTCTACACGACGTTGGTCGTCTGCTCTATTGCTAGTTTCATATCATCGTTGTTGAATTACTCACATTTCCAGTTAGTAAATTATTCAGCATTTGTCCAGCAAATAGATCTTCGATGCCAACAAATCTGCTACTTTCCTGTCCAGTATGAGCGTATTAACAAGAAAGATACCATACGGAAAGTTGGACGTAGGGTAAAGCAAGAGAATCCTAATGGCGAATCATCACATTCCAGTATGCCTTGTATATACTATCCCGAttacattttattttataaCACTGTCTGGCTGATTATTAATGACATTTCCTTTGGGTTAATATTGGGAGCTGTACTCACAGAGAATCGAGAATTTTTGGTGTCAACATGTCATAAAGtactgaaatttttcttgtatgattcattgaaaatgataacTACACTATTAGCAAGTAATCCTTTTGGCATCAAATTGAATGCAGAGCTTGCAAACTTTTTAAGCGAACTGTTCCTTTGGGTCATAGAGTTTTCTTATACTGCTTTTATCAAGTTTCTTATTGATCCAGAGACCTTGTCAAACCTGTTCACGTTAACGATATACATGATGTTTCTCGTTGGTTGTTCCTTTGCTGTTTCCTTGgttattgatttttttgctgttCTGAGCTTTCCAATATATATCTTCTACCGTATCAGCAGTAAACTGTATCACTGTCAGCTGAATATTATGGGCAGCCTTTTCAATCTGTTTTGTggtaaaaagaagaatgttTTACGGAATAGAGTTGATCATAACTATTTTCAACTAGACCAACTGTTATTGGGAACGTTATTATTTATCATTCTAGTGTTCTTGACTCCTACAGTAATGGCATTCTATATGTCGTACACCATTTTGAGAATGCTGACAATAACAATCGAAATATCTTTAGAGGCTGTCATTGCGCTCATTAATCATTTCCCATTGTTTGCATTATTACTGAGATTGAAGGATCCGAAACGTCTACCCGGCGGTATTTCAATTGAACTTAAAACTACAAGTTCCTGCAAGCATACGACGCTAGAACTCAAAAACAATcctatcaaattcaaaagcatGTTTAAACCTTATAGTCTGTTGTTGGCGCAAATAAAAGCGAATTATTTTTCGTTTGCTACTGTACGACAAATTATCCGAGGTGAGTCCATAATGGTCAACAGAAACAAGCTATATTACGTTCTATATTCCGCATTGCCTAGTAAGCCATTAGGTGCAAACGATTTATATAAAAGGCTAACCGCCCAAGCATAA
- the CCH1 gene encoding calcium channel protein CCH1 (similar to Saccharomyces cerevisiae CCH1 (YGR217W); ancestral locus Anc_5.113), translating to MERRKRTLTEPFEPNTNPFADNTAVVTEDGENHAERDGTQLQSKPNALVPPALNIVPPDTTEYTTHEQKDNNLGDNGKDTSLISNIFRTRIGRSSHEDLSRPKLSLQTASFGAVESSKRNPSPSVGSSKFGSQYIDLSDERLRRRSLSNYSRTSSRRVSNSPSSTERPPRSAKVLSLIAADDMDDFEDLQKGFKSVIDEEGLTWLPQIKSNKSHTGSVIGGSGGEEDEDQPMPDVHTPNVGVSTAAGSIHLTPEPGQSNLSEDLEGSLNNSRKRSSPKFFTHFSPQKEGKDQTEVIEYTEDIPDFETLQKKLESKPFILYGYSLGVFSPKNLIRIKIARCLLHRRYSLLYDTLLTFYTILLAIRTYNPPNVVFLYRFSNWTDYFIFILSACFTANDIAKIIAFGFWDDSEMFKAYGHEYKSILQRSGIMKLHMYLRKKYGRKLIDFIIPFKMLPTEEEAKYQQKSLSISLTKPYGGTENRRPFGTPRAFARSSWNRIDLVSSISFWLGMFLSIRNYDSKAGIRIFKPLAILRILRLVNIDTGMPSILRGLKYGIPQLINVSSMLVYFWIFFGILGVQLYQGSFRRQCVWFNPDDSTDTYQYDMQFCGGYIDAVTKQKQNYIYEDGSEGSVSKGFLCPQYSKCISNANPYNGRISFDNIVNSMELVFVIMSANTFTDLMYYTMDSDETAACLFFIVCIFVLTIWLLNLLIAVLVSSFEIANEEYKKKRILYGSRKTGYVARLVTGYWKYFKLKASQTEFPNWSKQGLKIYSRVELIFVILIIIDIGMRASVNESTSTDYNNILLKTDRGISIVLFLESLARLILYLPNMWKFLTKPNYVYDFVISIVTLIISCLEVEGVLGHAYAWLSIFHISRFYRVIISFNLTKKLWKQILSNGVMIWNLSSFYFFFTFLVAIVMAVYFEGIIPSDEMTDEPFGMYSLPNSFLSLFIVGSTENWTDILYALQKHSPNISSAFFCSVFFIIWFLLSNSVILNIFIALISESMEVKEEEKRPQQIKHYLKFVYPQKIQEYTHASLIARIRKKFFGSSKNEDTRDFKQFLMRGTAIMNIAQNMEGLADEFKESPSENEIKKGLSKLTIGLPSLKRLRMFANNPFYKKSDVVFTKSHDLNGRTYILELNEYEDEKLDYLKRYPLFNYSYYFFSPQHRFRKFCQRLVPPSTGKRTDGTRFFEDSTDLYDKRNYFHHIERDVFVFIFALATILLIVCSCYVTPLYRMHHQMGTWNWSSALDCAFIGAFSIEFIVKTVADGFLYSPNAYLRNPWNFIDFCVLVSMWINLTAYLKNNGNLSRIFKGLTALRALRCLTISNTARQTFNLVMFDGLNKIFEAGLISLSLLFPFTVWGLSIFKGRLGTCNDGNLGRTECYNEYSNSVFQWEIMSPRVYQQPHLHLDSFASAFSSLYQIISLEGWVDLLENMMNSSGIGTPATVMGSAGNALFLVLFNFLSMVFILNLFVSFIVNNQARTTGSAYYTIEEKAWLESQKLLSQAKPKAIPNLIDSSRFRQFLYQLAVEKKNFYYASFLQIVLYMHIVMLLSRSYDPRNIIGYQGVYFMFSTSVFLIQESFHMCGEGPRLYFRQKWNSIRLSIIIIAFTMNTIAFQVPASHYWFHNVKGFFLLVIFLFVIPQNDILTELLETAMASLPPILSLTYTWGVLFLVYAIALNQIFGLTRLGSNTTDNINFRTVIKSMIVLFRCSFGEGWNYIMDDLTVSEPYCSANDSSTYTDCGSETYAYLLLMSWNIISMYIFVNMFVSLIIGNFSYVYRSGGSSSGINRSEIKKFIEAWSKFDTDGTGELELSYLPRIMHSFDGPLSFKTWEGRLTIKNLVKNYMEINPDDPYDVNIDLIGLNKELNTINRAKIIQRKLQYRRFVQSIHYTNAYSGCIRFSDLLLQIPLYTAYSARECLGIDQYVHHLYILGKVDKFLENQRNFDILEMVVTRWKFHCRMKHTIEPDVDAKDHQNNTSNIDLSKESATENIEREPVATPRMDYGVNSFMWSPRINQGSTVGLPERQEDKSVD from the coding sequence ATGGAGCGAAGAAAGAGGACCCTCACCGAACCATTTGAACCGAATACCAATCCATTTGCTGATAATACTGCTGTAGTAACAGAAGATGGTGAGAACCATGCTGAAAGAGATGGAACTCAATTACAATCAAAACCAAATGCTTTGGTGCCACCGGCACTAAATATTGTGCCACCGGATACCACTGAATATACTACTCATGAACAAAAAGACAACAACTTAGGTGACAACGGCAAAGATACTTCGCTAATCTCTAACATATTTCGAACTCGTATCGGAAGGAGCAGTCATGAGGACTTGAGCAGACCCAAACTCTCACTTCAAACAGCATCATTTGGTGCTGTCGAATCATCCAAACGTAATCCTTCGCCTTCGGTAGGATCTTCCAAGTTTGGTTCACAATATATTGATTTAAGTGATGAAAGGCTGCGCAGGCGTAGCCTCAGTAATTATAGTCGAACGTCTAGCAGGCGAGTTTCTAATTCACCAAGTTCAACAGAGAGGCCACCGCGGTCGGCAAAGGTTCTGTCACTAATTGCTGCTGATGATAtggatgattttgaagatttgcAGAAAGGGTTCAAGAGCGTGATAGACGAGGAGGGTTTGACATGGCTTCCTCAAATAAAGTCAAATAAAAGCCATACTGGATCAGTTATTGGAGGAAGCGGAGGAGAAGAGGACGAAGACCAACCAATGCCCGATGTCCATACACCCAATGTGGGAGTAAGTACAGCCGCAGGATCAATTCATCTTACACCAGAACCAGGACAAAGTAATTTATCCGAAGACCTCGAGGGATCTTTAAATAACTCAAGAAAGAGATCCAGCCCCAAGTTTTTTACTCATTTTTCACCCCAAAAAGAAGGTAAAGATCAGACCGAAGTTATCGAATACACTGAAGACATTCCAGATTTTGAAACCCTTCAGAAGAAATTAGAATCAAAACCTTTTATTCTCTATGGATATTCTCTTGGGGTTTTCTCACCCAAGAATCTcataagaataaaaattgcTCGTTGTCTGCTTCATAGGCGCTATTCTTTGCTGTACGACACCTTATTAACATTTTATACCATCCTCTTGGCGATAAGAACATACAACCCTCCCaatgttgtttttttgtatcGTTTCTCTAACTGGACtgattatttcatttttatattatcTGCTTGTTTTACAGCCAATGATATTGCCAAGATAATTGCTTTTGGGTTTTGGGATGATTCTGAAATGTTCAAGGCGTATGGGCATGAGTATAAATCCATCTTACAGAGATCCGGTATAATGAAACTTCATATgtatttgagaaaaaagtatGGCCGCAAGTTGATAGATTTTATTATTCCATTCAAGATGTTACCGaccgaagaagaagcaaagTATCAGCAAAAATCACTAAGTATCTCTCTGACAAAACCATATGGTGGAACGGAAAACCGTAGGCCATTTGGTACTCCAAGAGCATTTGCACGATCATCGTGGAACAGAATAGATCTCGTATCTTCGATCAGCTTTTGGCTGGGTATGTTTTTATCTATAAGGAACTATGATTCAAAGGCAGGCATAAGAATATTCAAACCTTTAGCTATATTAAGAATTCTTCGACTTGTTAATATAGATACTGGTATGCCTTCAATTTTAAGAGGACTAAAGTACGGTATTCCGCAATTGATTAATGTTAGTTCCATGCTAGTATActtttggattttctttGGAATTTTAGGAGTGCAACTATATCAGGGTTCTTTTCGGCGGCAGTGTGTATGGTTCAATCCTGATGACTCCACTGATACTTATCAATACGACATGCAGTTCTGTGGCGGTTATATTGATGCAGtaacaaaacaaaaacaaaattataTCTATGAGGACGGATCCGAAGGTTCTGTTTCGAAAGGGTTTCTTTGCCCACAGTATTCTAAATGTATCTCCAATGCCAATCCATATAATGGTAGAATCAGCTTCGATAACATCGTCAATTCGATGGAACTGGTTTTTGTTATCATGAGTGCAAATACCTTTACTGATTTAATGTATTACACGATGGATTCAGATGAAACAGCTGCttgtttgttctttattgtctgcatttttgttttaaCTATCTGGCTGCTGAATTTACTTATTGCAGTTCTGGTatcatcttttgaaatagcAAACGAAGAGtacaaaaagaagagaattcTCTATGGTTCGAGGAAAACAGGTTATGTAGCTCGTTTAGTAACAGGTTAttggaaatatttcaaacTGAAAGCAAGTCAAACTGAGTTCCCAAATTGGTCTAAACAAGGACTAAAAATCTACTCCCGTGTAGAGCTGATCTTTGTAATACTTATTATCATAGATATAGGTATGCGTGCCTCCGTTAATGAATCAACTTCCACCGACTATAACAATATCCTTTTAAAAACTGATAGAGGAATTTCAATTGtacttttccttgaatCACTAGCAAGGTTAATACTATATCTTCCTAACATGTGGAAGTTTTTGACTAAACCGAATTACGTTTACGATTTTGTCATATCGATAGTAACTCTGATTATTAGCTGCCTGGAAGTTGAAGGAGTTTTGGGACATGCCTACGCCTGGCTATCCATATTTCACATATCCAGATTTTATAGAGTGATCATCTCCTTCAacttaacaaaaaaactgtGGAAACAGATATTGAGCAACGGTGTCATGATTTGGAATCTATCGTcattttactttttcttcaccttTTTGGTTGCTATAGTCATGGCTGTGTACTTTGAAGGCATAATACCCTCAGACGAAATGACAGATGAGCCGTTTGGAATGTATTCATTACCAAATTCATTCCTGTCTTTGTTTATAGTAGGTTCGACTGAAAATTGGACAGACATACTGTATGCGCTTCAAAAACACTCTCCCAatatttcttcagcttttttttgctcagtattcttcattatatGGTTTCTCCTCTCCAATTCAGTGATATtaaacattttcatcgcATTAATATCGGAAAGTATGGAAgtgaaagaagaggagaaGAGACCACAACAAATTAAACATTATCTTAAGTTTGTATATCCCCAAAAGATCCAAGAATATACACACGCCAGCTTGATAGCAAGAATCAGGAAGAAATTCTTTGGAAGTAGTAAAAACGAAGACACAAGGGACTTTAAACAGTTCCTCATGAGAGGAACTGCTATTATGAATATAGCACAAAATATGGAGGGATTAGCCGATGAGTTCAAAGAATCTCCatcagaaaatgaaattaaaaagGGTTTATCAAAGCTCACAATAGGGCTTCCATCACTGAAAAGGTTGAGAATGTTCGCTAATAATCcattttataaaaagaGTGACGTTGTATTTACGAAATCCCACGACCTCAATGGAAGAACCTATATTTTGGAGCTGAACGAATATGAGGATGAAAAACTAGATTACTTGAAAAGGTATCCTTTATTCAATTATTcatattatttcttttctcctCAGCATAGATTTCGGAAGTTTTGTCAACGTCTAGTACCTCCCAGTACTGGCAAAAGAACTGATGGCACACGATTTTTCGAAGATAGTACAGATCTTTACGATAAGAGAAACTATTTTCATCACATTGAAAGGgatgtttttgttttcatttttgcgCTTGCCACCATTTTGCTGATCGTTTGTTCCTGCTACGTCACGCCGTTATATCGTATGCATCACCAGATGGGAACCTGGAATTGGTCTTCTGCTTTAGATTGTGCTTTCATCGGCGCCTTTTCCATAGAGTTTATTGTAAAAACTGTTGCAGATGGGTTTTTGTATTCTCCAAATGCATACTTGAGAAACCCATGGAACttcattgatttttgtGTCCTTGTTTCAATGTGGATTAATTTGACTGCCTACCTGAAGAACAATGGGAATCTGTCCAGAATTTTTAAAGGGTTGACGGCTCTGAGAGCACTTAGATGCCTGACAATTAGTAATACGGCACGCCAAACATTTAACCTTGTTATGTTTGACGGTTTaaataaaatctttgaagCAGGGTTGATCTCACTGAGCTTACTGTTTCCGTTCACAGTTTGGGGTTTAAGTATCTTCAAAGGCCGCTTAGGTACTTGCAATGATGGAAATTTGGGCCGTACAGAATGTTACAAcgaatattcaaattctgTATTCCAATGGGAAATCATGTCTCCAAGGGTTTACCAGCAGCCACATCTTCATTTAGATTCTTTCGCAAGCGCGTTCAGTTCATTGTACCAAATTATTTCTTTGGAAGGATGGGTAGACTTGTTGGAAAACATGATGAACAGCTCAGGAATTGGTACGCCAGCTACAGTGATGGGTTCAGCGGGGAATGCTTTATTTCTAGTTTTGTTTAATTTCCTGAGTATGGTTTTCATTTTAAATCTGTTTGTTTCATTCATTGTTAATAACCAAGCAAGGACAACGGGAAGCGCATACTATactattgaagaaaaagcatgGTTGGAATCTCAAAAACTTTTATCTCAAGCCAAACCAAAAGCGATTCCCAATTTGATAGACTCATCCAGATTTAGGCAATTCCTTTATCAACTTGCTGtcgaaaaaaagaacttttaTTATGCGTCGTTTTTACAAATAGTACTTTACATGCACATAGTTATGCTGCTGAGTCGTAGCTACGACCCTAGAAATATAATAGGCTATCAAGGCGTTTATTTTATGTTTTCCACGAGCGTCTTCCTGATTCAGGAATCATTTCACATGTGCGGCGAAGGACCAAGGTTGTATTTCAGGCAAAAATGGAATAGTATACGACTAAGCATCATCATTATAGCATTCACCATGAACACCATAGCATTCCAGGTTCCAGCTTCTCACTATTGGTTTCACAATGTCAAAGGATTTTTCCTGCtggtcatttttttattcgtTATTCCTCAAAATGACATATTGACTGAGCTATTAGAGACTGCAATGGCAAGTTTACCCCCTATTCTATCACTAACCTACACTTGGGGAGTTCTATTCTTGGTTTATGCTATAGCTTTGAACCAGATTTTTGGTCTAACAAGATTAGGAAGCAATACGACGGATAACATAAACTTTAggacagtcatcaaatccatgattgttttgtttAGATGTAGTTTTGGCGAAGGCTGGAACTATATCATGGATGACTTGACCGTATCCGAACCTTATTGTTCGGCTAATGATAGTTCAACATATACGGATTGTGGATCAGAGACATATGCATATTTATTGCTAATGTCATGGAATATAATTTCAATGTATATCTTTGTGAACATGTTTGTTTCACTTATTATTGGTAATTTCAGCTATGTTTACCGTAGTGGCGGGTCTAGCTCAGGTATCAATAGAtcagaaatcaaaaaattcatagAAGCGTGGTCAAAATTTGATACAGATGGAACCGGTGAACTTGAGTTGTCCTACCTCCCAAGGATAATGCATTCTTTTGACGGCCCCCTTTCATTCAAGACTTGGGAAGGTCGATTGACTATAAAAAATCTAGTCAAGAACTATATGGAGATAAACCCAGATGATCCGTATGATGTCAATATAGACCTGATCGGATTGAATAAAGAATTGAACACAATCAATAGAGCAAAGATcatacaaagaaaattgcaATACAGAAGATTTGTCCAAAGCATACATTACACCAATGCGTACAGTGGGTGTATCAGGTTTTCGGATTTATTGCTACAAATACCTCTCTACACCGCTTACTCTGCGAGGGAGTGTTTAGGTATTGACCAATATGTGCATCACTTGTATATTTTGGGTAAAGTAGACAAATTTCtggaaaatcaaagaaactTTGATATTCTAGAAATGGTGGTGACAAGGTGGAAATTCCATTGTAGGATGAAACATACTATTGAGCCTGATGTGGATGCCAAAGATCATCAAAATAATACTTCAAACATTGATTTAAGTAAAGAATCTGCTACAGAAAATATAGAGAGAGAACCCGTCGCAACACCTAGAATGGACTACGGTGTTAACAGTTTTATGTGGTCCCCAAGAATTAATCAGGGTTCAACGGTTGGACTGCCAGAAAGACAAGAAGACAAAAGTGTTGATTAA